CCCCACCTGCCATAATAACTGAATAACGTTTCATATTCTATACTATCCTCCCTTTCTGATTCTTTATATTTATAAGTAAAAAGCCAGTATCTTTATCATACTAGCTTTTTTGCAATTCTATATAACCTTTTCGTAAAACTTTTTTATAACTTAACTCCTTTAAAACACTATCAAAGTCCATATCATCCTTTAAACCGATGGAACTCTCCTTTACAAAAACTATCTTAATCGTTTGCAAAATTAATTTAATGTCTAGCCAAAAAGAATAGTTCCTTATATATAGCAAATCATATCTAAGCTTATCTTGTGGAGTTGTAGTATATTTCCCAAGTACTTGTGCCAACCCTGTAATTCCTGCCTTTACAGATACTCTATATTCAAAGTCAGGCATGTCTTTTATAAATCTCTCTACAAAATAAGGTCTTTCCGGTCTAGGTCCAACAATACTCATATGGCCCAAGAATACATTAAAAAATTGTGGCAGCTCATCTAGTCTAGTTGATCTGAGGAAATGTCCTATTGGCGTAATTCTAGGGTCTTTTTCTGAGGCTAACACGGGGCCTGTTAATTTCTCCGCATCTTTAACCATCGTTCGAAATTTATAAACATTAAATGTTCTATTTCCTTCTGTTACCCTCTCTTGCTTAAATAAAACAGGTCCGGGAGATGAAATTTTAATTGCAATAGTTATAATCAGCATAATAGGAGCAGTAATAATAATTGCAACTCCTGATACGATTAAATCAAATATTCTTTTTATAAGCTTTTGCTCACTGGTCAACGTAAGATGCTGAACTCTAAAAAGAGGAATATCATCAAACTGATATAAAGAAGCATTCTTTATACTTATCTCAAACAAATCAGGAATGATAAACATATTTTTATTCTCTGACACACAGTAAGAAAAAATTTTAGATTTATCTTGCTCTGCAAGATCAGAGCAAATAAAAACATGCTCTACATCATTAATTAACTTCCGCGCTAACTTAAAATCCTTCTGTAAATCAAATAAATATCTGACTTCATATAAATGGCCTGCAGACATGATAATCTTTCTTGCTGCTTCTTCTAATTCTTGTCCATGTCCAATAATCAGAATAGATTGCTTACCATGTAATCGTCTTCTAACCTTTAAAATAAGGGTTCGCCAAATACTTAAAAGAATAACTTGCAAAATAGCCCCATATGCAAAAACAGTTCTCGGAAATCCAAAACCACGTATAAAGAAAGTAACTGCCATACTAATAATTGTTAAGATAATCGTAATCAGTACAATCGTTAAAAGAGTTTCCCATACAGTTTTTTGAAGAATTGAATACATCCCATATACATAAAAAAGAATAACAGCAGCAACACATATATAGGGTAATGAACTAACAAAAGGATCAAATGTATGACTAGAAGGTTCTCCCTTGAATCGGATTCTAAATGCTAATAAGTAACTTACTACAATCAATAAAATATCTACAACTATTGTTCCCGTTTTAAAAATTCTCTTATTCTTAGTTATTATATCCACTGTCCACACCTCATTTGACTAAATCCTACATAATAGGATACAGTGTTTCAATATTTTTGTAAAGTATTATCTCTTATCAAAGGAAACTTGTCCTATATAAAGCCCGGATTTCTTTTCATCATTATCTATATATAATCTATAGATCTTCTCTCCTTCACTTTTCCAAAGTCCAAAATTTAAATCCCATGTTCCTTGATTAACTGGAAGAATATATTCATGGATATACTCTTTTCCTACTTCCCATGTAGATGTCTCCGGTGATAATAAATGATCAAAGTTTGCAAATCCATATTGTATTCTATCCTCTGATAGTAAATTAATATTATCCGGTTTTCCGTGCAGCCACATAATATAATCAATATCCATTGGCTTTTCGCATTTAAAAGTGAAACGAAGTTTTACTTTGTTATCTTCTATTTCTTCATATCTTATTTTTTGCAATACAACAGAATCGCCCATAACAATATTTAATTGTTTTTCCCATAATTCTTCTTTAGGCGTCTGTGTGGCTTCTCTATCAACAAGCCAATTTCTTTGTTCGAATATTTCATAAAGCCAAGCAGGAAGTAAGAAGTATTTCTTCAAAAGTGACTTTCTTTTATCATCTTTTATATATCCAATATCTTTAATTACTGCACTGGTTTCTTCTATATCTGTCGCTCTAGCTCTTAATAGTATTTGACTCGTATTATCAGAAGGATCAATATAAACTCTCGCTTCACCTCTAGCCTTCCAGTATGAATATTCTTGAAGCACTTTTTCACTTTTATCCTGTTGAATTTCAACTATCTGAATATTTGCTGCCTTATAATTTATATCTGGTGAATTAGCTTGTATATTATAATAGATTATTTGATCTTCTTTAAAATTATCTATAGGAATAGCTACTTCAAATAAATTATTAGAAGATAATTCTATAGATTTAAAAATATAACTTTTTCTAGCTGCATCAACATATATTACTCCCATTAACAATAAAGCAGCTAAAGTACCAATAATAATTTTTCTATCACTTGTTTTTATAGAATCAGTAGAATCTTTTATAATTTCGTAAGACTTTTCTTCTTCTAATGCTAATAATAATCCTACCAAGAACCAAAGCCCCCGAAAATTTTCAATATTTAGAGGCAAACTCTCAACAAATATACCTAAAAACAATGGAATAAGAATACACATAAAAACTTTGTGTTCTTTTAAATATCGATTTCTCCATACTCTTATACCTAATAATATAAATACCCCAAGATATAGGAGAAGTCCGACTATACCTAATTCTGCAAATATACCTGCTAATGTATTGTGAGGAATTTTCATTGATTCACCAATTTTGTATGGAGATAAATCCTCAATCCCCATTTCATCTAAATATCTGGCTGAATTCAAAGGATAATTTCCTCTTCCTACTCCCGTAAAAAAGTGATCTTTCCCCATATTTAAAGCAGATATGGTTAAATTTTTTCGAATTTCAAATTCTCCGGTCTTCTCTGTAACTTGTTCTATCTTTCCTGTAAAACGTTCCAACAAAGAACCATTTAAATAAGTTGAATCTATATCTATCCATGCAAAAAAAAGAACACCTACTAACGGTATAATAACAAGTAATTTTTTATTGAAATTATGAAAATGCAAAATAGTATACACGAAAATAGAACATCCAAAACCAATTATTCCTCCTCGTGAAACAGTCAGTAGTAAACATATAGGAATAAGAATTAAGACTAATATACCAATATATTTTTCAAATGTGTTAATATCTGTCTTAATCCACATGAGATTAATATAGAAAGAAATGGTTAAGTATAAAGCTGCTAAATTAGGATCTGTTAATGTACCAACAAAAACAGCACTACTTCTTGATCCATTTACTAAAGTATGAAATTCTAAAGGTGAACCTTGATAATACATAATAACAGCAATTATTCCGATAAAGCAAACACTTATACATGTAATTGTCCAAAATTTTAAAGTGGATATGAAACTATTGCCCTCTTTCAAAATATAATAGCCTATATAAAAATAAAGGCCTGAAATTCCAATTTTAATTCCTTCACTTATCATTCCCATCCAACCAGTAGAATTAATGTTAGGATTGTATATTGCTAAAATATTAGAAAATATCATCCATATGCCTAGCAAGAAAAAAATCCTACATTGTGGGAAGTATCTTTTTATACTAAATTTTCGTAATTGTAAAAGTGTCATTATAACATAGATTAATAGAATAAAATCCGCTAAAGAAGTATTAAATTCAAT
This is a stretch of genomic DNA from Defluviitalea raffinosedens. It encodes these proteins:
- a CDS encoding sugar transferase, which gives rise to MDIITKNKRIFKTGTIVVDILLIVVSYLLAFRIRFKGEPSSHTFDPFVSSLPYICVAAVILFYVYGMYSILQKTVWETLLTIVLITIILTIISMAVTFFIRGFGFPRTVFAYGAILQVILLSIWRTLILKVRRRLHGKQSILIIGHGQELEEAARKIIMSAGHLYEVRYLFDLQKDFKLARKLINDVEHVFICSDLAEQDKSKIFSYCVSENKNMFIIPDLFEISIKNASLYQFDDIPLFRVQHLTLTSEQKLIKRIFDLIVSGVAIIITAPIMLIITIAIKISSPGPVLFKQERVTEGNRTFNVYKFRTMVKDAEKLTGPVLASEKDPRITPIGHFLRSTRLDELPQFFNVFLGHMSIVGPRPERPYFVERFIKDMPDFEYRVSVKAGITGLAQVLGKYTTTPQDKLRYDLLYIRNYSFWLDIKLILQTIKIVFVKESSIGLKDDMDFDSVLKELSYKKVLRKGYIELQKS
- a CDS encoding O-antigen ligase family protein; translated protein: MSKFKKYLIRLCMISIPFMSIKNFFNIIEFNTSLADFILLIYVIMTLLQLRKFSIKRYFPQCRIFFLLGIWMIFSNILAIYNPNINSTGWMGMISEGIKIGISGLYFYIGYYILKEGNSFISTLKFWTITCISVCFIGIIAVIMYYQGSPLEFHTLVNGSRSSAVFVGTLTDPNLAALYLTISFYINLMWIKTDINTFEKYIGILVLILIPICLLLTVSRGGIIGFGCSIFVYTILHFHNFNKKLLVIIPLVGVLFFAWIDIDSTYLNGSLLERFTGKIEQVTEKTGEFEIRKNLTISALNMGKDHFFTGVGRGNYPLNSARYLDEMGIEDLSPYKIGESMKIPHNTLAGIFAELGIVGLLLYLGVFILLGIRVWRNRYLKEHKVFMCILIPLFLGIFVESLPLNIENFRGLWFLVGLLLALEEEKSYEIIKDSTDSIKTSDRKIIIGTLAALLLMGVIYVDAARKSYIFKSIELSSNNLFEVAIPIDNFKEDQIIYYNIQANSPDINYKAANIQIVEIQQDKSEKVLQEYSYWKARGEARVYIDPSDNTSQILLRARATDIEETSAVIKDIGYIKDDKRKSLLKKYFLLPAWLYEIFEQRNWLVDREATQTPKEELWEKQLNIVMGDSVVLQKIRYEEIEDNKVKLRFTFKCEKPMDIDYIMWLHGKPDNINLLSEDRIQYGFANFDHLLSPETSTWEVGKEYIHEYILPVNQGTWDLNFGLWKSEGEKIYRLYIDNDEKKSGLYIGQVSFDKR